In Myxococcus stipitatus, the following are encoded in one genomic region:
- a CDS encoding DotU family type IV/VI secretion system protein, with protein sequence MKLTHWKAILLAYRHVEVILERELGPANLDPAYRDHLSPGAMDAMSRDLVVEIEKLRIALGADLRSDDVEKVLQPFAFLLDEKVLGRLANDDAQHWPLLQLRVFGLDSGGDLFYELADTCLRRQDTAPLLFEMLHFCLTAGFTGRYVGHPAKLREYREQLVARIPRPEAVAPLVQTEDAGPPPTLYDFPWRYYAVTLFIIVALPVVLWHLSN encoded by the coding sequence ATGAAGCTGACGCACTGGAAAGCCATCCTCCTGGCCTACCGCCACGTGGAGGTCATCCTGGAGCGGGAGCTGGGCCCGGCGAACCTGGACCCGGCCTACCGCGACCACCTGTCCCCGGGGGCGATGGATGCCATGTCCCGCGACCTGGTGGTCGAAATCGAGAAGCTCCGCATCGCGCTGGGCGCGGACCTGCGCTCCGACGACGTGGAGAAGGTGCTCCAGCCGTTCGCCTTCCTCCTGGACGAGAAGGTGCTCGGGCGGCTGGCAAATGACGACGCCCAGCACTGGCCGCTCTTGCAGCTGCGCGTGTTCGGCTTGGACTCTGGCGGAGACCTCTTCTACGAGCTGGCCGACACGTGCCTGCGCCGGCAGGACACGGCGCCCTTGCTCTTCGAGATGCTGCACTTCTGCCTGACCGCGGGCTTCACGGGCCGCTACGTGGGGCACCCCGCGAAGCTGCGCGAGTACCGCGAGCAGCTGGTGGCGCGCATCCCTCGCCCGGAGGCCGTCGCGCCCCTGGTGCAGACCGAGGACGCGGGCCCTCCGCCCACGCTCTACGACTTTCCGTGGCGCTACTACGCGGTGACGCTCTTCATCATCGTCGCGCTGCCGGTGGTGCTCTGGCACCTCTCCAATTGA